From the Exiguobacterium aurantiacum genome, one window contains:
- a CDS encoding DUF4097 family beta strand repeat-containing protein, with amino-acid sequence MKQEMRELILQQVKDGKLTIEEGMTQLERLEKLEPERVQALEERQETEKVDAYSVESLTTKLTSAVEGLVTKLRDSDFTFSSNFGPEVTYSKSFPFTGKDISLDLFNASATIVSSDHDECELIVTGRPLRQQDADKALEQLQSAVKHSVIGDRLVVSLRDKLVRAHVELYVPHHHFDHLHVQTLNGEVRADGLDVESVRIQTANGRVVLHEVHASELLLNTGNGTVEVEGVESELVHVRTGNGAVIVNGKYDKASLKTGNGNIRAELATARPAKFELASLAGNVRLVLPHGVEVEGELETNFGGLHCNLDELEIIRDRKDVAQRRLEFLSGRGQTPRIEVEAGTRTGTIDLEHGSLHTPSTFLEEDKHEPTEPIDPVDPVNPGDLNNPFHQQ; translated from the coding sequence GTGAAACAAGAAATGCGTGAACTGATTCTCCAGCAAGTGAAAGACGGGAAGTTGACGATTGAAGAAGGCATGACCCAGCTCGAACGGCTCGAGAAGCTAGAGCCGGAGCGCGTCCAAGCGCTCGAGGAACGTCAAGAAACGGAGAAAGTCGATGCGTACTCGGTCGAGTCGCTCACGACGAAACTGACGTCGGCCGTCGAAGGGCTCGTGACGAAACTTCGCGACAGCGACTTCACGTTCAGCTCGAACTTCGGGCCGGAAGTGACGTATTCGAAGTCGTTCCCGTTCACCGGGAAAGACATCTCGCTCGACTTGTTCAACGCTTCGGCGACGATTGTTTCGTCGGACCACGACGAGTGTGAACTGATCGTCACCGGCCGCCCGCTCCGTCAACAGGACGCGGACAAGGCGCTCGAACAGCTCCAGTCGGCGGTCAAACACTCGGTCATCGGTGACCGTCTCGTCGTGTCACTCCGCGACAAACTCGTCCGGGCGCACGTCGAACTGTACGTCCCGCACCATCATTTCGATCACCTGCACGTGCAGACGCTCAACGGTGAGGTCCGTGCCGACGGCCTCGACGTCGAGAGCGTCCGCATCCAGACGGCGAACGGTCGCGTCGTGCTCCATGAAGTGCACGCCTCGGAGCTGCTCCTCAATACGGGGAACGGCACGGTCGAAGTCGAAGGCGTCGAATCGGAACTCGTTCACGTCCGGACCGGCAACGGGGCCGTCATCGTGAACGGTAAATACGACAAGGCGTCGCTCAAGACCGGCAACGGGAACATCCGCGCCGAACTCGCGACGGCACGTCCGGCCAAGTTCGAGCTCGCCTCGCTCGCCGGGAACGTCCGTCTCGTCTTGCCGCACGGCGTCGAGGTCGAAGGAGAACTCGAGACGAACTTCGGTGGTCTCCACTGTAACTTAGACGAGCTCGAGATTATCCGCGACCGGAAAGACGTCGCCCAGCGCCGGCTCGAATTCTTGTCGGGCCGTGGCCAGACACCGCGCATCGAAGTCGAGGCCGGGACGCGTACCGGCACGATCGACCTCGAACACGGTTCGCTCCACACGCCGTCGACGTTCCTCGAAGAGGACAAGCATGAACCGACGGAACCGATCGATCCGGTCGACCCGGTCAATCCGGGCGACTTGAACAACCCGTTCCATCAGCAATGA